In Mangrovivirga cuniculi, the following proteins share a genomic window:
- a CDS encoding glycosyltransferase — translation MRKDDIILLIPNIEYGGAQRSFVSLANALSDDFNVIVCVFYIPGKIGFNLNEQIKIHELDPESSDNILGKVKSFQSRLNKLNHYISSYKVETVISYLEGANYLNCLSIAKNKIISLRGSIYSDQNINGVIGYLRKFALMPLIYSKADSIIVLNEGIKREVASMKTIPSNKVRVIPNFYDSNGIQLESKMAKPGGFEKLYLESNILVSAGRLAPEKGLNYLLRIFYKFDKSNKNFKLIIVGDGTEKISLLRIAEEYFGTRLIWQEGMNSDFLSLKDKKVFFVGYDKNPYRWIQGSKAFILTSTAEGGPNVLNEAMIVGTPVISADCPDGPRRIITGKVTKPANITYPQIFDRGVLMPAFLPSDPLEDKKI, via the coding sequence ATGAGAAAGGATGATATTATACTGCTTATCCCAAATATTGAATATGGTGGAGCTCAAAGAAGTTTTGTCTCATTAGCAAATGCCCTTTCCGATGATTTTAATGTGATAGTTTGCGTGTTTTATATTCCTGGTAAAATAGGTTTTAACTTAAATGAGCAGATTAAAATTCACGAATTGGATCCTGAATCCTCTGATAATATATTGGGAAAAGTTAAATCGTTCCAAAGTAGATTAAATAAATTAAACCATTATATATCCTCTTATAAGGTAGAAACGGTAATTAGTTATCTTGAAGGGGCGAACTATTTGAATTGTCTTTCTATTGCCAAAAATAAAATCATTAGCCTAAGAGGTAGTATATACTCAGATCAAAATATTAATGGGGTTATTGGATATTTAAGAAAGTTCGCATTAATGCCTTTAATATATTCTAAAGCAGATAGCATTATCGTATTGAATGAAGGTATAAAAAGAGAGGTAGCTTCGATGAAGACAATTCCCTCAAATAAAGTACGTGTTATACCAAATTTCTATGATTCCAATGGTATACAATTAGAAAGTAAAATGGCTAAGCCAGGTGGGTTTGAAAAACTGTATTTAGAAAGTAATATTTTAGTTTCTGCGGGAAGATTAGCGCCTGAAAAAGGATTAAATTACCTTTTACGTATTTTCTATAAATTCGATAAGAGTAATAAGAATTTCAAACTAATCATTGTAGGGGATGGTACCGAGAAAATATCCCTTCTTCGGATTGCTGAAGAATATTTTGGTACAAGGTTAATTTGGCAGGAAGGAATGAATAGTGATTTTTTGTCTTTAAAAGATAAAAAGGTGTTTTTTGTTGGCTATGATAAAAACCCATATAGATGGATTCAAGGAAGTAAAGCTTTTATTCTTACCTCTACGGCAGAAGGTGGCCCAAATGTATTAAATGAAGCTATGATAGTAGGAACGCCTGTTATTTCAGCTGATTGTCCTGATGGACCAAGAAGGATAATAACTGGTAAGGTTACCAAGCCTGCTAACATAACTTATCCCCAAATATTTGATAGAGGGGTGTTAATGCCCGCATTTTTGCCCAGTGATCCATTAGAAGATAAAAAAATATAA
- a CDS encoding glycosyltransferase family protein, translating into MNILFISVSAPPKTGAESLQVARFLSEVTKFGNVTLVTSKPLNEGWKKTDASLTHYLKDLNKVIHVHTNLNKYVRFLAGKVDRDFLNRPDADFLFYKKWKSVIKQIDVKPDIIYARASPFSSLLLGLKLKEYFQVPMFSHFSDPFYFNPYSSKNEFRRKAELEIIKKSDLISFTTYLTKEFYSKKYSEYENKFLVIPNVYEDECLQSENEKSLKKDKITISYTGNLYGERNFSSILRALKLIHQNKPDVLKQIKINIAGNIQSEVKKEIELYDFDCINYLGVITQKECEDLNCNSDLLLVIDKKFESEIDKVFLPSKVLDYIVLRKPVLAITSKDSETFNLIQDKYGVALDHDQITKIAEFLIEIVTGDYDLSSLIKKKPPEFYSASYQRGILLQNFQQLVDEKG; encoded by the coding sequence ATGAATATATTATTTATAAGTGTATCAGCACCTCCAAAAACAGGCGCGGAAAGTTTACAGGTTGCAAGATTCCTTTCAGAGGTTACTAAATTTGGAAATGTAACCCTTGTTACTTCTAAGCCATTAAATGAGGGGTGGAAAAAAACTGATGCATCTTTAACTCATTATTTGAAGGATCTTAATAAAGTTATTCATGTTCATACTAATTTAAATAAATATGTAAGGTTCTTAGCAGGGAAGGTTGACAGGGATTTTTTAAACCGACCTGATGCGGATTTTTTATTTTACAAAAAATGGAAAAGTGTGATTAAGCAGATTGATGTTAAACCGGATATCATATATGCAAGAGCTTCTCCTTTTTCCTCACTATTGCTGGGACTTAAATTAAAAGAGTATTTTCAAGTTCCTATGTTTTCTCATTTTAGTGATCCCTTTTATTTTAATCCTTATTCAAGTAAAAATGAGTTTAGAAGGAAAGCCGAATTGGAAATTATTAAAAAATCGGATTTAATCTCTTTTACAACTTATTTGACAAAAGAATTTTATAGTAAAAAATATTCTGAATATGAAAATAAATTTTTGGTTATACCAAATGTTTATGAAGATGAATGCTTACAGTCAGAAAATGAAAAGTCTTTAAAGAAAGATAAAATAACGATATCATATACTGGGAATTTATATGGAGAACGTAATTTTTCATCCATATTAAGGGCTTTAAAATTAATACATCAAAATAAACCTGATGTTTTAAAGCAAATCAAAATTAATATTGCAGGGAATATACAATCTGAAGTAAAAAAGGAAATAGAATTATATGATTTTGATTGCATAAACTATCTGGGAGTAATTACTCAAAAAGAATGTGAAGATTTAAATTGTAATTCTGATTTGCTTTTGGTGATTGATAAGAAATTTGAAAGTGAAATTGATAAAGTTTTTTTACCCTCAAAAGTATTGGATTACATTGTTTTAAGAAAGCCAGTGTTAGCAATAACATCAAAGGATAGTGAAACTTTTAATTTAATACAAGATAAATATGGAGTGGCTTTAGACCATGATCAAATAACTAAAATAGCTGAATTTTTAATTGAGATCGTAACTGGAGATTATGATTTAAGTTCTTTGATTAAGAAAAAGCCTCCTGAATTTTATTCTGCCTCCTATCAAAGGGGAATTTTATTACAGAACTTTCAACAGCTGGTAGATGAGAAAGGATGA
- a CDS encoding lipopolysaccharide biosynthesis protein, whose amino-acid sequence MLKSIKSLLLKLKSSQFLNQILVTVTGNGLGFVIGFLLTPVISRLYPPEAYGLFSIINSIVAVVLMLSTLNYTNAIVLPKSNHKFLRLVQICLFSLSVTTVIISLVLLVFGKFIYLKVSLPVNNLWLYTIPVLVFFSGLIQILNGWLIRLSEFKSISKSKFFGILGGKSTAILIGYMKPFNLVGILIGELVGKLFFISFLLKKQLMRRFNFLITNINIDQIKSVALEYKRYPLFALPANWLQALILQIPIYFLSHYYNLEYVGLYSMANGLLIIPLNILGNSVASVFLKKAVEVEQAEKSLRKQTENLFFKLLYIVTVPFAVLFVFGEEIFSIILGDQWRASGEVASIMSMYFVIQTCAIPISIIYRVKRKEKEFFFYQVISVCIIVLALFSSLSSQSFLMSMKYYSYGNILVYLTGIGMTFSFLGSSIKSIIVIILKSILTVFFVYGFILAINYLVAS is encoded by the coding sequence ATGTTGAAATCAATAAAAAGCCTTCTTCTAAAGCTTAAGTCATCTCAATTTCTCAATCAGATACTAGTTACTGTAACGGGAAATGGATTAGGGTTTGTTATTGGATTTCTTCTAACCCCAGTAATTTCTCGTCTATACCCACCCGAGGCATATGGTTTATTTTCGATAATTAATTCAATTGTGGCTGTAGTTCTAATGTTATCTACATTAAATTATACCAATGCCATTGTCTTGCCCAAATCAAATCATAAGTTTTTAAGACTAGTACAGATCTGTTTATTCTCATTATCTGTAACCACAGTAATAATCTCCTTGGTTTTATTGGTTTTTGGTAAGTTTATATATTTGAAAGTCTCTTTACCGGTAAATAATTTATGGCTTTACACTATTCCAGTATTAGTTTTTTTTTCTGGCCTAATACAAATATTAAATGGCTGGTTAATACGTCTGAGTGAGTTTAAATCAATTTCAAAATCGAAGTTTTTTGGAATTCTTGGCGGAAAGTCTACAGCCATTCTAATTGGATATATGAAACCATTCAATTTGGTTGGGATATTGATAGGCGAATTAGTAGGTAAATTATTTTTCATCTCATTCCTTTTGAAAAAGCAATTGATGAGAAGGTTTAATTTCCTTATAACTAATATAAATATAGATCAAATTAAATCAGTTGCATTAGAGTATAAAAGATATCCACTTTTTGCTCTCCCAGCTAATTGGTTACAGGCATTAATTTTACAGATACCGATATATTTTTTAAGTCATTATTATAATCTTGAATATGTTGGTCTATATTCAATGGCTAACGGTCTATTAATCATTCCATTGAATATTCTAGGAAATTCTGTGGCTTCGGTTTTTCTGAAAAAGGCAGTAGAAGTTGAACAAGCTGAAAAAAGTCTAAGGAAGCAAACAGAAAATCTGTTTTTTAAACTTTTATATATCGTAACTGTACCATTTGCTGTTTTATTTGTTTTTGGTGAGGAAATATTTTCAATAATTTTGGGTGACCAATGGAGAGCGTCAGGCGAAGTAGCATCTATAATGTCAATGTATTTTGTCATACAAACATGTGCTATACCGATTTCAATTATTTATAGAGTCAAGAGAAAAGAAAAAGAATTTTTCTTTTATCAAGTGATTTCGGTATGCATTATTGTTTTGGCTTTATTTTCGTCTTTAAGTAGTCAATCATTTCTGATGTCAATGAAATATTATTCCTATGGAAACATTCTGGTATATTTGACAGGAATTGGGATGACATTTAGTTTCTTAGGAAGTTCTATTAAATCTATTATAGTCATAATCTTAAAATCTATTTTGACTGTATTTTTCGTTTATGGATTTATTTTGGCAATAAACTATTTAGTGGCAAGTTGA
- the wecB gene encoding non-hydrolyzing UDP-N-acetylglucosamine 2-epimerase — protein sequence MLKIPLKKVAVIIGTRPEAIKMAPVIHALKAEENIQTTVISTGQHKELLDHVTKLFDIEVDHSLDIMRSNQTLAGITSKVVSMLDDLFQKERYDLILVHGDTTTAMGGALAGFYNKIKVGHVEAGLRTNDIYAPFPEEVNRKIISSIAYKNYAPTINSQENLLSENIDKSKIKITGNTVIDALFYVLERVESGGISIGEDILSLVENNEKKYLLVTGHRRENFGEGFISICSALRQLALNNSELEIIYPVHLNPNVKKVVHKHLSDLENVHLIPPLDYSSFIFLMSKSFIILTDSGGVQEEAPSLGIPVLVMREKTERPEAVTSGTVKIVGTNTDLIIKEVQNLLSNKRYYAAMSEKLNPYGDGKASKRIIEDILKFDF from the coding sequence ATGTTAAAAATCCCCCTTAAAAAAGTTGCTGTAATTATTGGTACTCGGCCAGAGGCAATAAAAATGGCCCCTGTTATTCACGCACTTAAAGCCGAAGAAAATATACAAACAACGGTCATTTCAACTGGTCAACATAAAGAGTTGTTGGATCATGTAACTAAATTGTTTGATATTGAGGTGGATCATTCTTTAGATATAATGAGATCCAATCAAACTTTAGCAGGTATAACTTCAAAAGTTGTATCAATGTTAGATGATTTATTTCAAAAGGAAAGATATGATTTGATTTTGGTTCATGGGGATACTACTACGGCAATGGGGGGTGCATTGGCTGGTTTTTATAATAAAATAAAAGTCGGCCACGTAGAGGCAGGATTAAGAACTAATGACATTTATGCTCCATTTCCAGAAGAGGTAAACCGAAAAATTATTTCTTCAATAGCATACAAAAATTATGCTCCAACTATAAACTCTCAAGAAAACCTTTTGTCAGAAAATATTGATAAAAGTAAAATTAAAATAACAGGAAATACTGTAATTGACGCCTTATTTTATGTGTTAGAAAGGGTTGAAAGTGGGGGTATCTCAATAGGAGAAGATATACTTAGTTTAGTAGAAAATAATGAAAAAAAATATTTATTAGTAACAGGGCACCGAAGAGAGAATTTTGGAGAGGGATTTATTTCAATTTGTTCTGCATTAAGACAATTGGCACTAAATAATTCAGAGTTAGAAATTATTTATCCTGTTCACTTAAATCCAAATGTTAAAAAAGTTGTTCACAAACATTTGAGTGACCTCGAAAATGTCCATTTAATCCCACCATTGGATTACAGTTCTTTTATATTTTTAATGTCTAAATCATTTATAATACTCACAGATTCAGGCGGTGTCCAAGAGGAAGCTCCAAGCTTAGGGATACCTGTACTTGTCATGCGAGAAAAAACAGAAAGGCCCGAAGCAGTAACGAGTGGAACAGTTAAAATAGTAGGAACCAACACTGATTTAATAATTAAAGAAGTTCAGAATTTATTATCAAATAAAAGATACTATGCTGCAATGTCTGAAAAACTAAATCCTTATGGCGATGGCAAAGCGTCTAAAAGAATAATTGAAGATATCCTGAAATTTGATTTTTGA
- a CDS encoding acyltransferase family protein has translation MKRLEILDYSRFFAAIFVLLFHYTFNGITNGKIQSISHIPWLIDFTKYGYLGVELFFMISGFVIYISSKEKSPISFSINRATRLYPTYWFAVLLTSFFAFFLGGELMSVTVTQILSNLTMLQSFLEIEHIDGVYWTLIFEIKFYFAFFILLLLGLQKFLKYIFICWPLLFCTALFFGKESIIYLGEYYYFFCAGALFGIIKENNKEWSAILSLIITYFFCIYFSISKSMELSQIKETFYSQLITGTIISSFFILFIIQNLNKVQNLKLPYSKTAGGLTYSLYLIHAHIGYMLINYFANDTNLVLAYILIFLTIIAISFFIHKVIEIKLHNYWKSFFSYLIGSFSRLKKYYSNPAKERY, from the coding sequence ATGAAGAGGTTAGAAATATTAGACTACAGTAGATTTTTTGCTGCAATATTTGTATTACTATTTCACTACACGTTTAATGGAATTACAAATGGAAAGATACAATCAATTAGTCACATTCCATGGTTAATTGATTTTACAAAATATGGTTATTTGGGTGTAGAGCTTTTTTTCATGATTAGTGGATTTGTTATATACATTTCTTCTAAAGAAAAAAGTCCAATCTCATTTTCAATAAACCGTGCCACCAGACTTTATCCAACTTATTGGTTTGCTGTATTGCTTACTTCATTTTTTGCATTTTTCCTGGGCGGTGAATTAATGTCGGTAACTGTAACACAAATTTTATCCAATTTAACAATGTTACAGTCATTCTTAGAAATTGAGCATATAGATGGAGTTTATTGGACCTTAATATTCGAAATCAAATTCTATTTTGCTTTTTTTATATTGCTTTTACTTGGCTTGCAGAAATTTTTAAAATATATATTCATTTGCTGGCCTTTACTTTTTTGTACTGCTTTATTCTTTGGTAAAGAATCTATTATTTATTTAGGGGAATATTACTATTTCTTTTGTGCTGGTGCACTGTTTGGAATAATTAAAGAGAATAATAAGGAATGGAGCGCCATTTTAAGTTTAATCATTACTTACTTCTTTTGTATTTACTTTTCTATCAGTAAATCCATGGAATTATCTCAAATTAAAGAAACCTTTTATTCGCAGCTTATTACAGGAACAATAATTTCTTCATTTTTTATACTATTCATTATTCAGAATCTTAATAAAGTTCAAAATTTAAAACTACCGTATTCTAAAACTGCTGGAGGTCTTACATACTCTTTATATCTAATACATGCTCATATTGGCTATATGCTAATTAATTATTTCGCTAATGATACTAATTTAGTACTAGCATATATCTTGATATTTTTAACTATTATAGCAATCTCATTTTTTATCCATAAAGTAATTGAAATTAAGCTTCATAATTATTGGAAATCCTTTTTCAGCTATTTAATCGGAAGTTTTAGTCGTTTAAAAAAGTATTACTCAAACCCAGCAAAAGAAAGGTATTAA
- a CDS encoding glycosyltransferase has product MFYTLSGFLSRFVTLFSISKYNYIFIHREATPLGPPWFEYIASNILNKKIIYDFDDAIWLPDKSEVNKLGQLLKNPGKVKLICKWSYKISVGNKYLAEFASQHNQNVVIIPTTLDTEYHKPVSLSKAKDIVTVGWTGTHSTIKYLFPLFPVIKELQQDLSFDFLVICNIDPEPDISNYKFIKWAKATEIKDLNHIDIGIMPLTDDPWSRGKCGFKALQYLSLGKPAVVSPIGVNKEIITHGKEGFFANNQSEWKDYISELIQNSELRIKTGKKGVEKVKSKYSVIANKERFLSLFT; this is encoded by the coding sequence GTGTTTTATACTCTTTCTGGCTTTCTAAGTCGTTTTGTTACCCTCTTCAGCATTTCAAAGTATAACTACATTTTCATTCATCGCGAAGCAACACCTTTAGGTCCTCCATGGTTTGAATATATTGCATCAAATATTCTCAATAAAAAAATCATCTACGATTTCGATGATGCTATCTGGTTGCCTGACAAATCTGAGGTAAACAAATTAGGCCAATTATTAAAAAATCCGGGCAAGGTTAAATTAATATGTAAATGGTCTTATAAAATTTCTGTTGGGAACAAATATCTTGCTGAATTCGCATCTCAGCACAACCAAAATGTAGTCATTATTCCTACAACTTTAGATACAGAATACCATAAACCTGTATCACTCTCAAAAGCAAAAGATATTGTAACTGTAGGCTGGACCGGAACACATTCAACTATCAAATATTTATTTCCGCTTTTCCCTGTCATCAAAGAGTTACAGCAAGATCTATCTTTTGATTTTTTGGTTATCTGCAATATAGATCCGGAGCCTGATATTAGTAATTACAAATTTATTAAATGGGCTAAAGCCACTGAAATTAAAGATCTTAATCACATAGACATTGGAATCATGCCTCTAACAGATGATCCATGGAGCCGGGGTAAATGTGGTTTCAAGGCTCTACAATATCTTTCTCTTGGAAAACCAGCTGTGGTTTCTCCGATAGGAGTTAATAAGGAAATAATTACTCATGGAAAAGAAGGATTTTTTGCGAATAACCAAAGTGAATGGAAAGACTATATTTCAGAACTTATACAAAATTCAGAATTGAGAATAAAAACCGGGAAAAAAGGTGTTGAAAAGGTAAAAAGTAAATATTCAGTTATTGCTAATAAAGAAAGGTTTTTAAGTCTTTTCACCTAA
- a CDS encoding NAD-dependent epimerase/dehydratase family protein: MAISLVTGGAGFIGSHVVNSLWQLGHEVIVLDDLSVGFEQNINSRATFMKGSICDYKLVNKLFSKYKFDYVYHLAAYAAEGLSHFIRRFNYNNNLIGSVNLINASVKNKVKCFVFTSSIAVYGSQVVPMTETATPQPEDPYGVAKYAIEMDLKAAYKMFGLEYVIFRPHNVYGPMQNIGDRYRNVIGIFMNQLLQDIPLTIFGDGSQTRAFSHIDDVAPHIANCVNIKEAYNEIFNIGGDTEYSVKELADTVMKVMGIDGEIRNLETRNEVVHAYADHEKAEKVFGIDQDSLITLEAGLKEMADWVKKKE, from the coding sequence ATGGCAATATCATTAGTAACCGGAGGTGCAGGTTTTATTGGTTCACATGTTGTGAATAGTTTATGGCAGTTGGGCCATGAGGTAATTGTCCTTGATGACCTTAGTGTAGGATTTGAACAAAATATCAACTCTCGAGCAACATTCATGAAGGGTTCAATTTGTGATTATAAATTGGTCAATAAATTATTTAGTAAATATAAATTTGATTATGTGTATCATTTAGCTGCTTATGCTGCTGAAGGATTAAGTCATTTTATAAGAAGGTTTAATTATAATAATAATCTTATCGGAAGCGTGAATTTGATTAATGCTTCGGTTAAAAATAAGGTAAAGTGTTTTGTTTTTACCTCTTCAATTGCTGTTTATGGTTCACAAGTAGTACCAATGACTGAAACTGCCACTCCACAGCCTGAAGATCCTTATGGAGTAGCTAAATATGCCATCGAAATGGATCTTAAAGCAGCATACAAGATGTTTGGCTTAGAATATGTGATTTTCAGACCACACAATGTCTATGGTCCTATGCAAAATATTGGTGACAGATATAGAAATGTGATAGGTATATTCATGAATCAATTACTTCAGGATATCCCATTAACAATTTTTGGAGACGGTAGCCAAACCAGGGCCTTTAGTCATATTGATGATGTAGCACCTCATATAGCCAATTGCGTTAATATAAAAGAAGCATATAACGAAATATTTAATATCGGTGGGGACACTGAATATAGTGTGAAGGAACTTGCTGATACAGTTATGAAAGTAATGGGTATTGATGGAGAAATTCGAAATTTAGAAACCAGAAATGAAGTAGTTCACGCATATGCTGATCATGAAAAAGCGGAAAAAGTTTTTGGTATTGATCAAGATTCACTTATTACCCTGGAAGCAGGTTTAAAAGAAATGGCAGACTGGGTAAAAAAGAAGGAGTAA
- a CDS encoding acetyltransferase gives MEKIVLIGGGGHCRSVIDVIESQGRYEIAEILDVEEKLGDQILNYEISGKDTDIPELVKKYNNFLITIGQINSAKIRIKFYKELKKLGANLPVIISPNAHVSKHAKIGEGSVIMHGAIINAAAKVGINNIINTNAVVEHDAFTGSHCHISTGAFLNGEAILGDGSFLGSGARTAQCVEISKDTVVGASSYVHKNITKSGVYIGAPAKKVS, from the coding sequence ATGGAAAAAATTGTTTTGATCGGTGGGGGTGGGCATTGCCGTTCTGTCATTGATGTAATTGAAAGCCAGGGAAGATATGAAATCGCCGAAATACTTGATGTAGAAGAAAAGTTAGGTGATCAAATATTGAATTATGAAATTTCTGGAAAGGACACAGATATACCGGAATTGGTAAAAAAATATAACAACTTTTTGATTACTATCGGTCAGATCAATTCCGCAAAAATCAGAATTAAGTTTTATAAGGAATTAAAAAAACTCGGAGCGAATCTACCGGTTATAATTTCTCCGAATGCACATGTGAGCAAACATGCTAAGATTGGAGAAGGTTCTGTTATAATGCATGGAGCGATTATTAATGCCGCAGCAAAGGTAGGGATTAACAATATCATTAACACAAATGCTGTGGTTGAACATGATGCTTTCACAGGATCACACTGCCACATATCTACGGGGGCGTTTTTAAATGGGGAAGCTATTCTAGGAGACGGATCTTTCCTGGGTAGTGGAGCAAGAACTGCTCAATGTGTAGAAATCAGTAAAGATACAGTTGTTGGAGCTTCAAGTTACGTTCACAAAAACATCACCAAATCTGGCGTTTATATTGGGGCGCCTGCTAAAAAAGTAAGCTGA
- a CDS encoding tetratricopeptide repeat protein, producing the protein MDRKIIYSILISFTLFFNSKAQTQDSIFILLENPKVQIESTDAVNNLYNFRFEKADLQFGWLQQEYPWHPLGYFLRGLSEWWKILPNMQDKSRDDRFHAYMDSAIYLAEFLYKKPPNKIEASFFLAAAYGFKGRLLSEREEWLKAASAGKKALKYLEDSEEYTNLSPEFLFGHALYNYYSVWIPDNYPALKPILIFFKKGDKDLGIKQLREVANNAFYTRTEAQHFLVKILNSEKKNKSEALLVAKLLMDTYPKNSVFMMYYARLLYNSGRWSQMVPVCDTIMTRIDANEFGYGPWAGKYAAFFLGEHYKAKRENEKAKYYYRRAIDFGEVGEMEESGYHLYSLLNLLRIADEEEDHEVAEEYVEAIRDHSDRKHPANKAARKYLKERRKEKREGKFLGIF; encoded by the coding sequence ATGGATAGAAAAATAATTTATTCAATTTTAATAAGTTTTACTTTATTTTTTAACAGTAAAGCGCAGACGCAGGATTCAATTTTTATTTTACTGGAAAACCCTAAAGTTCAGATCGAATCGACTGATGCTGTAAATAATCTTTATAATTTCAGATTTGAAAAGGCTGATCTGCAATTTGGTTGGTTACAGCAGGAATATCCATGGCATCCGTTGGGTTACTTTTTGAGAGGGTTGTCAGAGTGGTGGAAAATCTTGCCAAATATGCAGGATAAAAGCCGTGATGATCGCTTTCATGCTTATATGGATTCGGCGATATACCTGGCTGAATTTTTATATAAAAAGCCACCAAACAAAATTGAAGCCTCATTCTTTTTAGCCGCAGCATATGGATTTAAAGGACGACTTTTAAGTGAAAGGGAGGAATGGTTGAAAGCTGCATCAGCAGGAAAAAAAGCCTTGAAATATTTGGAGGATTCTGAAGAATACACAAATCTGAGTCCTGAATTTCTTTTCGGTCATGCACTTTATAACTATTATTCAGTCTGGATTCCCGATAATTACCCTGCTCTTAAACCCATTTTGATATTTTTTAAGAAGGGCGATAAAGATCTGGGTATTAAACAACTGAGAGAAGTAGCAAACAATGCATTTTATACCAGGACAGAAGCACAGCATTTCCTGGTAAAGATTTTAAATTCAGAAAAGAAAAACAAAAGCGAAGCCCTTCTTGTAGCAAAGCTTTTGATGGATACCTATCCGAAGAATTCTGTCTTTATGATGTATTATGCAAGATTGCTTTATAATTCCGGAAGGTGGTCGCAAATGGTTCCGGTGTGTGACACCATTATGACGCGAATAGATGCCAATGAGTTTGGTTATGGGCCATGGGCCGGAAAGTATGCCGCATTTTTCCTTGGGGAACATTATAAAGCCAAAAGAGAAAATGAAAAGGCTAAGTATTATTATCGCAGGGCTATTGATTTTGGTGAAGTTGGTGAAATGGAAGAGTCAGGATACCATTTATATAGTTTATTGAACCTGCTAAGAATTGCGGATGAAGAAGAAGATCATGAAGTTGCCGAAGAATATGTAGAGGCGATCAGGGATCATTCTGATCGCAAACATCCGGCTAATAAGGCAGCAAGGAAATATCTGAAAGAAAGAAGAAAAGAGAAAAGAGAAGGTAAATTTTTAGGAATTTTTTAA
- a CDS encoding DegT/DnrJ/EryC1/StrS family aminotransferase, whose amino-acid sequence MSLKVDMVDLKRQHASLRNDIHKTLDDVMDESMFIQGSFVKEFEENASKFQGIEYCIGSGSGTGALIIALKALKVRRGDQVIIPANGHASAVEAVLLCGGRPVFSDVDPKTFTLTSDTILPLLNKKTVGIIAVHLYGQVIPMNDFAELKEKHELWILEDSAQAIGSRWEDPETGKTIPAGGYGDVSAFSFYPTKNLGAIGDAGACMTNDEKLARQIRMIGDHGQIEKDFHVLTGVNSRLDNLHAAILNVKLRHLEDLIEKRRLNAKMYFDKLKPNGYFSLPFVHPKAYHTFHQFVLTFKTEKRDEFREYLKSKGIQTQIHYPVTLNNQPAFRRYVKKENDLRNSNWLVNNIVSIPIHSELRNEEVEYVVETINTFCE is encoded by the coding sequence ATGAGTTTGAAGGTCGATATGGTCGACCTGAAAAGGCAACATGCCTCATTAAGGAATGATATCCATAAAACCCTGGATGATGTCATGGATGAATCCATGTTCATCCAGGGTTCTTTTGTTAAAGAGTTTGAAGAAAATGCCTCGAAATTCCAGGGTATAGAATATTGTATTGGTAGTGGCTCAGGAACCGGGGCACTAATTATCGCTTTAAAAGCATTAAAAGTAAGGCGTGGAGACCAGGTGATAATTCCGGCCAATGGTCATGCCTCTGCCGTTGAGGCGGTATTGTTATGCGGTGGCAGACCTGTGTTCTCTGATGTGGATCCTAAGACATTTACACTGACAAGCGATACAATTCTCCCTTTATTAAATAAAAAGACTGTTGGAATAATTGCAGTTCATCTGTATGGACAGGTTATTCCAATGAATGATTTTGCCGAACTAAAGGAAAAGCACGAATTGTGGATACTTGAGGATTCAGCCCAGGCGATAGGTAGTCGTTGGGAAGACCCTGAAACCGGAAAAACAATTCCTGCCGGGGGTTATGGAGACGTTTCTGCTTTTTCATTTTATCCGACTAAAAACCTTGGAGCCATCGGTGATGCCGGTGCCTGCATGACTAACGATGAAAAATTAGCCAGGCAGATCAGAATGATTGGTGATCATGGTCAAATTGAAAAAGATTTTCATGTCTTAACTGGTGTCAATTCCAGACTGGATAATCTGCATGCTGCTATTTTAAATGTTAAGCTAAGGCATCTGGAAGACTTAATAGAAAAACGAAGGTTAAATGCAAAGATGTATTTTGATAAATTGAAGCCTAATGGATATTTCAGTCTTCCGTTTGTACATCCAAAAGCCTATCATACTTTTCATCAGTTCGTATTGACATTTAAAACAGAGAAAAGAGATGAATTCCGGGAATATTTAAAAAGTAAGGGTATTCAAACGCAAATCCATTACCCGGTAACACTCAATAATCAGCCTGCTTTCAGAAGATATGTTAAAAAAGAAAATGACTTGAGAAATAGTAATTGGCTGGTGAATAATATAGTTTCAATTCCAATCCATTCAGAACTCAGAAATGAAGAAGTTGAATATGTGGTTGAAACAATTAATACATTTTGTGAGTAG